Below is a genomic region from Lampris incognitus isolate fLamInc1 chromosome 2, fLamInc1.hap2, whole genome shotgun sequence.
ATGTTCTCTATAATGAAAATACTCAAGTATTAAGTACCAGTACCTGAAAACTGTATTTAAGTGCACTACCTGAGTAAAATTACTTAAGGACTGCCCATCACTGAATATGGGCAACATTGAGAAGAAAAGCATTCACCTAGTATGTATTCTCCCATTGAAATACAGTATTCTGTATTACTTACAACAGTTTGATACCATTTACTTTCAATTAATCATTGACTGATATTGTATTGGTATGAAGTTCAGATACTGTCATATTGTGATACTCAATTTTGTTGTGCAATGAAAATAACAATCCaatacctaaaatttctcacaaaattaggTGTCAAAGATTTGAGGGagtgttatttgaaaactagtgtcagtttgatattatactttatgtTACCAAACaggtcaatgtgatgaacctcagttggattattAAACATTGTATTTTtgtatatgtaagcagatattgtgatatgataTTGATAGCTTGAAAAATTCCCTTTGATTATTTTGATAATGACattattttccatatcgcccagcgaTATGCCATTAGTGCTTGTTCATTAATGAGTCTGATTGTGTCTCAATGACATAACCGAAATTCAAGGGCCTAATGTAACACGCTTCACATTTCATTCAGTTTTTTTAACCATGGCATTTGAAATAAAGAAATTCTTACAGTGTAATCAACGTCATCTACACACTAGAACACTGTCTGTGTATTACTGGCCTTATCTAGTTTGCCTGTCTTGGTAAAAATTTAACAATAATCCCTGAGTTGAAACACTAACTTGTGGAACTCTTCTCATCATAGCACCAACCACGAGTCATTATCAACAAACATTTATTTACATTTCTTAAAAATCATATTTACATATTTTCCAGCACTGACATCATGCTTTCCTCACTAGTTATCGAATTATGTGGAAAACAATTCAATGATCATGAGGAGAACTCATCTAATTATTTTAGGTATAGACTACCTATGGAATAACAGGCTGTTTTCCTGGGAATGCAGTGGCTCTCTGTTTCCGACAGAGGGCAGTGTGCCAGAAGAATTTACAAAAGGCACAAAAGTTAATCTGATCAAAAGTTCATCTGATCTCTTGGTAGCCTTCGGATGATCCTGCAAACCGTCAAATCACGAAAATATTATTGATCAGGATCTGTAAAAATCCCAAATACTTTCTTTAGTCTTTGTTCGTACAGAGTTGATGCTGTCAAAGAGATTAGGTCATGAGGTTTATTCTCTTTACAGTAGTTGACAATAGTAAACAAGTCCTTGgctgatggttacatgctcctttTCCACCCTCCTCCATGCACTATGCATCCTCACACAAATATAGTCTGTATGCAGCTTTCCTTTGTAGTGTTCATGTTCACCCTGTAGGACTCCTGTGTGGCTGTGGGGTTCAGTGCTGACACACTGACCTCCTGCTGTCCTAAATATTGCCACACCAAATCAGTGTTGGGCCCTTCTGCTCCAGTCTGGACAGGACCTGGGCCCTGAGCTTGACTGGAGGACCAAGGGGGTCCCAGATGCTGCGGCGTGGCGATGCTCTGGAGTGGAACAGAATTCAGAAGTTTGCAACAGTTCTGGTCAAGTCTTGAGTTTTGGTGCAAGAGAGATTGGTCATAGGTACAGCCAGGAAGAGGAACTGAGCCATAGCTGCAGGCAGGTGGGACTGTCAGACCACCGTGGTGATGCTCACAACATCTGcagggaaaaaaagacaaaaagacaagCAAAACATTATTGATTATTTCTACATGACACCTTCTAAGCAAATGTTTATTTTCTGTTTTGGGTGAACTTCTTGTTTTTGGGCAATGCCCCCTTTCTGCTGTAAATCAGTTGGAACCTTTCCCACTAAATCATAACCAGTGACAGAGATAAACAGTGTGAAATCAACACATAGATTAAACCAATTTTCCCTATGATGGTCTCACTGTTCTTCAGATAAACCAGCATAATATCAACATGAATTTGAGGATGAAATAATTAGATAAAAATTCTactctgggtagtgaccgaaagggtgacatCGCGGAtataagtggctgaaatgagtttcctccatagggtgtctgggctcagccttagagatagggtgaagagctcggacatctggagggagcttggagtagagctgctccttcgcgtcgaaaggagccagttgaggtggttcgggcatctgattaggatgcctcctaggcaccttcctttggaggttttccaggcatgtccaactgggaggagacccccggggtagacctagacctcactggagggactacatgtccaatctggcctgagaacgcctcgagatctccccaggaggagctggagggcgttgctggggagagggatgtctggagtgccctacttagctggctgccaccgtgacccgaccccgcagaagcggctgaagatgaatgaatgaatgaattctaCACATAGTATCGTTAAGGGGCCTACCCCAGAGGTTGGTTTTAGTGAAGCTCCAGCACTGTAAATTTTCAGTTGTGTGTGTTCTGCCTCGAAGAACCTACATCAGAGGGTGGTACTGAGCAAACATAATGCTTAATATATTCACCGTATGTCCACAGCAAACACATGAATCCTTTTGGTAGGAATGTAGTCAAGTCACATTTAGTTGTACAGCCCAGAATCACAGATTTGTCCTTATCACTTTGCAATCAATGCAATTTATGACAgcccctatccttagaccctcgacaAGAAAAACCTGATCAGGAAAAATAAATggaagagcaagagaggagggatcCTTCTtttaggacagacagacatgcagacggTCTCAAATGCACAGAGTAGACAAGAGTAGCAGAATGACAACGTACAACCAGAGATTACACACAGAGCGAGGCAATGTAGACTATAAACAGTTAATGGATAGATTTTAGCAAAGCAAATTTGCAAAAATTACAAACTTTTATTCACTGTCGTGGAACGGGCAAacgggcacggtggcacagtgattagcacagtcgcctcacagcaagaaggtcttgggttcgagccccggggtagtccaaccttggggggtcatcccaggtcgtcctctgtgtggagtttgcatgtactccccgtgtctgcgtgggtttcctgcgggtgctccggtttcctcccacagtccaaagacatgtaggtcaggtgaatcagccaaactaaattgtccctaggtgtgaatgtgtgtgtgttggccctgtgatggactggcggcctgtccagagtgtctccccgcctggcgcccaatgactgctgggataggctccagcatcctgtgaccccggtTAGGATTATTAGAGCAGTATTTGAAGTAAAAGGGGGGGATTTAATTGAAGTTAAGTGAAAGTGAAACCATCTCTCACCTGCAGGACCTTTTGCTGTTGCACAGGGCAGGATCGTGGTCATCCCACAGAGACAGAGCCGGGTCctggttggtgttggtgttgttgttgttgttggtgttccTGCCCTTATGGCCGTAGTGAGACCTGCCCTCCATTCTCTCAATCTGCTCCACCGTTTGCCACAAATCTGCATCGCTGGCTCCATAAAAGATTAAAATGAACAtataaatgaatgaaaatgaatACTTCAGTGTATCAGTTTGAAACGGCATGCAGGACTAAATGACAAAAAGTCTCCTATTTTCCTCTAAGATCTCAATTTTGCTCAAACCTCTCGTTTTTTCTCCTGCGCTCCTTTTTCTTACAGTCACTCACACAGCAGGTCACAAAGGCCACAGACAAGAGGAGGATGACGGCAGAGCTCACAATGGAGACTAACACGGCCACGCGGAAACCAACATCTTCAAACATAGACAGAgctgtggtgaaagagaggaCGATAAAAGAATGACGCTGGACTGAAAATGACAAACTGTGCATCAGTTTGAAATTGGTCCTCCTGCTTTTCAACTGAATGATTTCCAGTAACTGAGAACATTAATTCATGCCAGTTGTAAACAGCATATAGGACCACAgtaaccccgccccccccactcacacacacacaaacacacacacacacatacatatattttgcTGATTAAGTATAAAATATGTGAATaatagctccatccatccatccattatccaaaccgcttatcctgcacagggtcacggggatgctggcgcctatcccagcagcagtcattgagcagcaggcagggagacacccctggacaggctgccaggccatcacagccccccctcccctgcccacacgcacacacacactcacacctagggacaatttagtatggccgattcacctgacctgcatgtctttggattgtgggaggaaaccggagcacccagagtaaTTTTGCACCTGCACAACTACATTAAAATCTTGCTATAGGTCCCATTCTTTCTATAGTATCTGTGCCCAGTGGCCTGTGGCATACGTGTAAACAGCATCCAGATGACTCTTGCTAG
It encodes:
- the LOC130107806 gene encoding sushi domain-containing protein 3; protein product: MSTSRAGFTNENASPARNVSGFYQGQCTPMPLPALGTQRVTQGNGTNVGTVISRQCPAKYRLVGGDLRCVVITNIPQWVGEPYCEPLSMFEDVGFRVAVLVSIVSSAVILLLSVAFVTCCVSDCKKKERRRKNESDADLWQTVEQIERMEGRSHYGHKGRNTNNNNNTNTNQDPALSLWDDHDPALCNSKRSCRCCEHHHGGLTVPPACSYGSVPLPGCTYDQSLLHQNSRLDQNCCKLLNSVPLQSIATPQHLGPPWSSSQAQGPGPVQTGAEGPNTDLVWQYLGQQEVSVSALNPTATQESYRVNMNTTKESCIQTIFV